Below is a window of Pseudoalteromonas undina DNA.
GGCATTTTGTAGCCATTAATAGTAGTGATGTTAAAAAGCAAATACGAGAGGCTGCTGAAAAACTAGAGCGCTCTTTTTATGAAGGTCGCGCAGGCGAAGAATGGCTTGATGCATTGAAACCATTAGGTACCGATGCTAATAAACCCTATTTAGAGCACGCACCATGGTTGATTGCAGTGTTTAGTCAAAAAAAGGGGGGTGTAAATACGAACGATAAAAACACTAATTACTATGTACATGAATCGGTAGGGCTGGCCACTGGTTTTTTAATTCAAGCACTACATCGAGCAGGCCTTGCAACCCTGACCCACACCCCAAAACCAATGAGCTTTTTAACCGATATTTGTGGCCGTGATAAAGACAACGAACGTCCTTATATGCTATTAATTGCAGGCTACCCCGATGAGCATGCAACGGTGCCTCTGCATGCACTTGATAAAAAATCGCTGGATGAAATAGCCACATTTATTTAACCCGAACTCTGATTATTTAGTTATTGGTTGATAATCCACTGCTATTTTATCGCCAGCTTTAAGGCCCGTAATAACATGTTGCTGATTATCAAACTGCTCACCTAAGCGTACAAAGCGACGCTCAATTTTGTCAGCGCTAATGACATACATCATACTAAGCTGTCCAAAATCATGTATCCAACGAGGAGCTACCAGTACACCTTGGGTGCTTTTAAACGGTAAATGCAATTGTGCATATAACCCAGGGAGCATCCCTGGCTGTGGTTCAATTTCTAGTCGTATAAGTAAGCTACGTGCAGCGTTATCAACAACAGGTATAATTTCACTGATACTTGCGGCTGTTGTTATATCGAGCGAAGGCAAACTCACGTTTAAACGATCGCCTAATTTAAGCTTTACTGCTTGTTGCTCTCGTACATTAAAGGCAAGTTGAAGTTGCTTTGGATTGTAAAGCGTTAACAACGGTATACCAGGTGTGGCTGTATCGCCAGGTTCGGCTAAACGCTCAACAACGACACCAGATATAGGGGCTTTAATTTGCGTGTAGTTAAGTGATACTTGCGCCTGGATTTGCTGCTGCTTTGCTCCAGCTAAGTTGGCAGTTAAGTTATCAAATTTTGCTTTAGCATCATCAAGCTCACTCACTGGTACTAACCCTTTTGCCTGTAACTCAGTTACTCTAATAAGTTGCTTTTTAGCTTGGTTTAATGAGGCTTGCACCGCATTAATATTTGCCTCACTTTGTGCCAGCATCGCTTTAAAGTCATCTTGCTTAAGGGTGATCAATAAGTCACCTTGACTAACCTTATCACCGGCGCGCACTTTAAATTGCTTTACTTGTGCCATTACATTTGACGAAATTTGGGTGTTTTGTTTCGCAATTACACTCCCCGGTACATGCTCTGTTCGCGAAATAGTTTGCAGCTCAACAGTGACCACCTCACCTTGATATTGAGTAACTGGCATCTCTTTTAACCCTGCAGGTTGTTTATCACTAAAGCTACCGGCCATGTATAACACTGCTACAATAACCACAACCAATGCACTGATTGCGCCTAAAACTTTTGATTTACCCTGCATGTGCTTCTTCCTCTGGGTTTGTAAACACTAAATAATAAACAAGCGGTACAACAAATAACGAAAATACGGTAGACGCCACGATGCCAAAAATAATTGCTATGGCTAACCCGCTAAATACTGGGTCAAGTGTGATCACTAAGTTACCTAACAAAGTAGTTCCGGCGGTTAATAATACTGGGCGCATTCGTACCGTCCCTGCAGCAATAAGTGCCTCTTTTATTGCCATCCCCTGAGCACGTGCTTGGTTAATAAATTCGACTAAAATAAGTGAGTTACGAACGACAATACCTGCTAAGGCAATCATGCCTATCATCGCAGTAGCGGTAAATAATACCGGCTCAGGAGCCCCCGCTATGGTGCGTTCACCAAATTGATTGAGTAACCAAAACCCAGGCATAATACCAATCACAGTTAATGGAATAGCCGACATGATAATCAGCGATAAACTCGCCGACTGTGTTTGTACCCGTAAAATAATAAATATAGCACTGAGCGCAAAGGCAAAAGCAATGCCCATATCCCTGAACACATCAATGGTGATACGCCACTCACCTTCACCACTAAAGTTAACATCAGTTCCTTGCGGTAATTGCCATGGCGCGGTTCCACCATTATTAAAAAAGTGCCGTGTTAACCACGCGTTTTTTTCAAATCCTTCATTGCGTGCGTTCAAATCGGCATTTACATCCGCAATAACCTCTGCAGGCGTGCGTCCATTTAGTTCGGCCATCACATAAATAACGTCACGCTGATCTTTACGCATTAGTGTGTCGGCCACGTTTAATGGTTTAAACTCTCCCAGCTCTGAAAGCGACACTAAAGGTCTGGGGGCACTTGTTATACCTAACTCATTACTGGTTTTAGCTAAGTCCCTATCCCCTCTTACTTGCAGTGTAAGTAATTGTGAAAGCTGATTACGTTCGCTATAAGGCAATTGTAATTGTATAGGGACTGGCTGAGTTTCATCGCTTACGTACAACACTCCAACCTGTTGCCCCTGCGAAGCAATACTGAGTGTTTGTGCAATATTTTGGGTAGCAATAGCACTGAGCGCAGCTTTGGTTTTATCTGTAATAAAGCGCTGTAATGGCGCAGGAGCAACCAAAGAGGTATCAACCTCAACAACATGAGGTTCTTGGCGTAAACGTGCTGCAACATGTTGAGCAGCCTGCCTATGGGTATGCTCATCAACAAAGGGATCACGATACACTTCAGCAACTAAAGTACTCAACACCGGTGGCCCAGGTGGTACCTCGACCACTTTGATAACAATGCCATTTTTTGCTAAAGGAGCAAGTTGTTCGCGTAGCCGCATAACCACACCATGCGATTGATGATCTCGTGCTGATTTATCCACCAGCAATACTCTGAGCTCTGCTAAGTTAGCGGCTTCACGGCGATAATAACCACGCACCATGCCATTAAAATCCATACTGGAGGGCTGCCCAATATATGCGGCTATTTCACTTACTTCATTTAACTGCCATGTGAGGGTTTGAATCTGCTTAGTAAATGCAGCCGTGCTCTCTAGACTAGTACCCTCTGGCATATCTATAAGTACTTGCAGCTCATTTTTATTATCAAAAGGCAGGAGCTTTAATGGCACCAAGCGCATCACGGGTAACATGGCGCTGATAATAAACAATCCTAACGTTATCCATAGCACCCATTTAGCTCGCCCTTTTGAGGCAAGTAATGGACTGAGTAGTCTTTGGTATAAACCCGCTTTAGGTTCAAGATCAGGTTGTTCTAAGGTGTTTGGTTTAAGCAATTTCATTGCCAGCCAAGGAGTGACAAAAAAAGCTACCAAAGTAGACACCATGACACTAATGGGCACGTTGAACGCCATAGGTGCCATATATGGCCCCATCATGCCGGTAATAAACGCCAGTGGAATAAACGCCACCATTATAGTGAGTGTCGACATAAGCAAGGCATTTCGAATTTCGCTCATTGCGCCAACAACATGTTGTTTTTTATCGCCTTTATTATTTATGAAGCGACTAATATTATCAATACCCGTGATTGGGTCGTCTACCAGTAAGCCTAATGATAAAATAAGCGCAAATAAGGTCACCCGATTAATGGTGTAACCAAATGCAAAATCTAATGAGAGTGTAATGCCATAACAAATAGGAACCGCCAGCCCAACCACTACGGCAGGACGCCAACCTAAAAACACGCCAACAAATATCACCACAGTAAACACTGCAAACACTAAACTTGATGTGAGGTTATTTACTTTTTCATTCGCAGTTTGGCCATAATCTCTAAGTACTGTATAGCTAACTTCTGGTGGCAGTAAGGTATTTGCAAGTTCATTCATCGTGGTATGAACATCATTTGCAACAGCAACCGCATTAGTCCCTGTTTGCTTGGCTACGCTTAAAGTAACCATAGGCAGCTGCTGCTGATCAGTAGATTGCGCTAACCATTGGTAATGCTCAGTTTCACTAGGGCCATCGCTGACTGTTGCAATGTCCATCAAGTAAACACTTTTACCATTAACCACATTAACAACTAATTGCTCTACCGCTGATTGTGTTCTTAGTACATCACCTGCCTGAATTGCAATTTGCTGCTGATTATCAACCACACTCCCTACTTGAGTGAGTTGGTTTGATACATTTAATGCGTAAAAAACATCGTTTACCGTGGTTTGATGGGCAGCCAGTGCGCTGGCATTTAAATTGATGGTAAGAGTACGCGTACGCCCCGAAATTACTTTAACTTCACTGGTATGCTCAATGCGTTGTAAACTATTAGCAATTTCGTTAGCAAAACGAGTTAGTTCGTAATCACCATAGAGTTGCGGGTCTTTACTGTAGAGGCCTAACATCACAATAGGCACGTCATCTACTTCTATTGGACGAATTTGCCAACTTTTGATCACCGATGCCATTGTATGCTGATAACTATTTAATTTTGCATAGGTATCTAAAATAGCTTGCTCGCGGTTGTGCCCTACTTCAAAACGCAACGTAACCACTGTACTGTTAGTTTGTGTGGTTGAGTAAATATGCTCAACTCCCACCAGCTGAGCCAGTAACTTCTCGAGCGGTTGTGTTACTAACCTAGCGACTTCAGGCGCCTCAACGTTAGGTGCTGATACATAAATATCGAGCATGGGCACAGTAATTTGCGGCTCTTCTTCTCGAGGTGTTTGATTTAGTGCAAATACCCCAAGTAACAAAGACATCACAAAAATAACAATCGGAATGCGACCACTTAAACTACTTTTTACCGCATTGTCTATTAAGCTCATCGCACTTAGCCCTTACAAAATAACCCATACAAGGTACCAAGCAAAACGACTGCATTTTCATCAATGACACGATAATAAATTGTTTGGCTCTCGCGGCGCGTAGCCACAATATTTGCTTTACGCAACGCTGCTAAGTGCTGAGATAACGCAGACTGCGCTAATGGCACGGCTTCATTGAGCTGAGATACGCTCATTTCTGAATCTTGCAAAGAACATAAAATCATCAAGCGATTTTTATTGGCTAAAATTTTTAATAGCTGCTCGGCTTGTTCTACATTGCCGGCCATGGCAGTAAAGTCAATATTCATACTATGCTCTTATTCTAAAATAGAGTCTGAGTATAAGACGTTAGATTAGAAAAGTCTAATATTAGATTTTACTAATATAGATAAATCTAATATAGTGACTGTACTGAACTAAATAACTGGCCTACTATAATGAAGCTAAATAACGCACTCAGACTAATCGCAGGCATAATGATTATTGTGTCGCTTTTATTGCAAACTTATCATGATCCTAAGTGGATTTACTTTACAGCTTTTATCGCAGTAAATTTAATTCAATCAGCTTTTACTAGCTGGTGCCCAATGATCACTCTATTACGCAAACTTGGCTTTAAGGAATAAACACCATGCTTACCCCTATTCCAGATTTACTAAAAATAATTACTCCTAATCAGCGTCGTATTGATGCCGAACAAGCAAAGAAAGAGCTTGAGCAAAATAAAGGATTGTTGATTGATGTACGAGAACCCGCTGAACATGCCACCAAAGCAGCTATAGGCGCTATAAACATTCCTCGCGGGCTACTTGAAATGAAGCTCATGGAAATAGAAAAAGACGCAGCCCGTCCTATTTATTTACATTGCGCTAGTGGTGCGCGCGCAACATTAAGTGCTGAAGCGCTGACACGCGTAGGCTACGAAAACGTGACAGTTATTACCTGTAAAGCAGAAGATGTTTGTCAGGCATTTTAAATGCTAAGAATTAAATTACTCGGCGATCAACCGATCGCTGAGCTTTGTAACATAATCCAAATTAGAGAATTACAATGCTCAATTAAAATCAAAGATTGAAATTAATAAACTTCAAAGCTAGTGTATATAAAAAAGGAACACTCGTCTAAGGAAGACTTTATGAAAAAAGTTGCAGCTTTATTATTTTTACTCGGCATTGCTCACTCTGTAAATGCTGATGACAGCATAACCTTAATGGTATGTGAAGATTGTAATAATGACAGAGCCTCTGAACTAGCAAAAAGCAATGCACCATTAACTCAATGCCACACTACACTCTCTAATCAAAAAGCAGCGATTGCTGATCAAACATGTGATTCCAATCCGCATAAAGTTATTATTGTGGATGTCTCTGGTAACAACCATTCTGCATTTTTTGTAGGAAATCATAGTAAAAATGGGTCAGGTAAATATACAGAAGCTACGATATTAAATAAAAATGATCTTATTGCTATATCTAAACAAAAAGCAATTGATGAGCGTTTCTCAACATTTAAACACACTCTTCAGACTGAACTAGGCCTAATGTCATTTCATCAAATAAGTCAGCCTTCTCCTCTAGATAGACAAAACAACTGCCCCTCCCATATAAATAGTGCAGTAAAGGCTGTATTTGAAGAATATACATCATCACGAATTCAAAACTGGGTAAATCATAAAGTTGAAAAGAATATTAAAAACCCTGATAGCTTTTTTACATCAAAACCGATCATAGTTGGTGAAACCTTGTATCGGAATCCATGGAGTGAAATAAGTAAGAATTTAAATTTAGAAGTAAACCTTAACAACGGGAGCGACACGCAATACCGTGTTATTTTTTTAGCAAAGTGGATAAAAGAGCTAGGTGCGTTCACTTTATCGGTAAACCCTTATTTAACTTATTTAGACGGTATTGCATTAAATCACTTTAAAATATCGGCACCATCAATCTCCCATTGCTTAGAAAGTGCTCTAGATAAAAACCTGTCATCATCAATATCTTCATATATTTCGAATACTAATACTGAAGATACCTAGGATTAGCATGTTGTAGGCATCATCGGATGATGCCTACAAATAAACAAGCCAAAAAGTAATCTCTACTTAACCATATTCCATTAACTCCCTATTTAAATGACCTGATCATCTTTTTTCTTCAAGGAGTGTAACTAGCATTTGTTCGATATTTTTCACACTGTAGGCCAGCGAGCGAATAAGTTCGACTTGGCTTTGTGGCTCGTCTTGTTTTGCTTGAGCGGGTTGTTCTGCCGTGAGGTTATCTTTTTGAGTTAAAATGGCTTCACGAAATTCACTGGCATCAACTACCCCAAGTAACGATACCAACGCACCATGCCCCGACTGCCCTGCTGTTTCAAAACTTAACCGGTATAAGCCAAACATGCGCATTAGCGGCCCCTGACTCAACCCGACATCGGTGATTTTTTCTAGTGGAATCGATTTTTCTTCTTTAAATAAAATACCGCGCTTCACCACTAGCTTGCGCTCTAGTAAATCGGCCGACATAGCGGCTAATACTCGACTTGCGACTAGCCACACTAAAAGTAATACAACGGGTAAAAGCACAATAGTTACAACTGGAAAAAGGCTAAATATTGCAGCTAAACACATCCAGTACTGTTTGACTTTGCTATCAAAAGTAGCACTTTTTAAAATTATATTAGACATCGTTTTATCACTTTTAAATTATAGTTTTTTTAAGTTACATTAATTACCAACTGTACGCAATTCAATCACTTTGATAGTTAAAATCCAATAACCACTTTAATCGCAAGCGCGATAAATACCGCACCTAACAGCCTATCTAACCAGATATTTTGCTTAGTAAAACCAAAGCGCTTTTTAGACACCTCAGTAAGTAGAGCCACCAGTAGATACCAGCCAGTATCAATGACAAAAACCGTTAAGCACATAATAACGCCAATATTTAAAGTAAGGTTCTCTGGGTCGATAAATTGTGAAAATAACGCCAAAAAGAAAATTGCTAGTTTGGGGTTTAAAAATGCAATGGCAAAGCCATCTTGTAACGCCTTAGAGCTGCTCACTTCGCTTTGCTGAATGTTTAGCTCGCTGTCGTTGGGCTTTGAAAATAGTATTTTCAAACCTAAATATGCTAAATAGGCTGCCCCTAAATACACTAAAAATTGGTACACAGTAGGAAATTGCAACATCAATGCGCCTAACCCCAACAATGAAGCCGCTGCATATAATCCCACTCCAAAACCATGGCTTAACGCTGCCAGCATGCCATTTTTCATGCCACCGCTTAAGCTATGCTTTAATACCACAGCTAAACTGGGCCCGGGCGACATTGCGCCCATCATGCACACCAATGCTAAGCTCAACCATAATGATAACGCCATTAGTAACCCTTATATTTCTTCATTTTCAATAAGTAATGTATAACCATGCACTTGCCCATAAAAGCCTGTTAATGGCACTGCGTTTATTACTTTCCAACCGTCTTGGTTTAATTCCTGTATGCGATCATTTAGTGCGACTATATCTACCCCACCCAAAAAACGGGCCTTTCTGAATTCGATTACTTTTTGCATTATAAATACCTGCTTTATAGACTGTATTTAAAATCATAATGGTGAATACCTTGCTCTATGCGTATCGCCATACTGCCTGTTAATCCTGCGAGCTCATCAGTGCCTGAGTCGGGCACCACTTTTAAAATTAAGCTGTCTTGGCCTTTGTCCATAGTACCAAAGTGCTGCAGTACAAAACTGCCTTTCTTGCCCTCAAGCTCGCCTATCACTTGCTCTATTGCAACATAGCCAGCGCTGCCTTGGGTGGGAGTCATGGCGCTAAGCATTTCGCCTTGGCTAGTTGCCGTTAAGCTACCAGTAAATTGTTT
It encodes the following:
- a CDS encoding ArsR/SmtB family transcription factor, whose product is MNIDFTAMAGNVEQAEQLLKILANKNRLMILCSLQDSEMSVSQLNEAVPLAQSALSQHLAALRKANIVATRRESQTIYYRVIDENAVVLLGTLYGLFCKG
- a CDS encoding nitroreductase family protein: MQDHKSQPLTDFIEYPPEAMLSRAKEFLQTSQRRHSIRSFSNRQVPKEIIETCIKAAGTAPSGANHQPWHFVAINSSDVKKQIREAAEKLERSFYEGRAGEEWLDALKPLGTDANKPYLEHAPWLIAVFSQKKGGVNTNDKNTNYYVHESVGLATGFLIQALHRAGLATLTHTPKPMSFLTDICGRDKDNERPYMLLIAGYPDEHATVPLHALDKKSLDEIATFI
- a CDS encoding PH domain-containing protein; this translates as MSNIILKSATFDSKVKQYWMCLAAIFSLFPVVTIVLLPVVLLLVWLVASRVLAAMSADLLERKLVVKRGILFKEEKSIPLEKITDVGLSQGPLMRMFGLYRLSFETAGQSGHGALVSLLGVVDASEFREAILTQKDNLTAEQPAQAKQDEPQSQVELIRSLAYSVKNIEQMLVTLLEEKR
- a CDS encoding efflux RND transporter periplasmic adaptor subunit; this encodes MQGKSKVLGAISALVVVIVAVLYMAGSFSDKQPAGLKEMPVTQYQGEVVTVELQTISRTEHVPGSVIAKQNTQISSNVMAQVKQFKVRAGDKVSQGDLLITLKQDDFKAMLAQSEANINAVQASLNQAKKQLIRVTELQAKGLVPVSELDDAKAKFDNLTANLAGAKQQQIQAQVSLNYTQIKAPISGVVVERLAEPGDTATPGIPLLTLYNPKQLQLAFNVREQQAVKLKLGDRLNVSLPSLDITTAASISEIIPVVDNAARSLLIRLEIEPQPGMLPGLYAQLHLPFKSTQGVLVAPRWIHDFGQLSMMYVISADKIERRFVRLGEQFDNQQHVITGLKAGDKIAVDYQPITK
- a CDS encoding efflux RND transporter permease subunit, whose product is MSLIDNAVKSSLSGRIPIVIFVMSLLLGVFALNQTPREEEPQITVPMLDIYVSAPNVEAPEVARLVTQPLEKLLAQLVGVEHIYSTTQTNSTVVTLRFEVGHNREQAILDTYAKLNSYQHTMASVIKSWQIRPIEVDDVPIVMLGLYSKDPQLYGDYELTRFANEIANSLQRIEHTSEVKVISGRTRTLTINLNASALAAHQTTVNDVFYALNVSNQLTQVGSVVDNQQQIAIQAGDVLRTQSAVEQLVVNVVNGKSVYLMDIATVSDGPSETEHYQWLAQSTDQQQLPMVTLSVAKQTGTNAVAVANDVHTTMNELANTLLPPEVSYTVLRDYGQTANEKVNNLTSSLVFAVFTVVIFVGVFLGWRPAVVVGLAVPICYGITLSLDFAFGYTINRVTLFALILSLGLLVDDPITGIDNISRFINNKGDKKQHVVGAMSEIRNALLMSTLTIMVAFIPLAFITGMMGPYMAPMAFNVPISVMVSTLVAFFVTPWLAMKLLKPNTLEQPDLEPKAGLYQRLLSPLLASKGRAKWVLWITLGLFIISAMLPVMRLVPLKLLPFDNKNELQVLIDMPEGTSLESTAAFTKQIQTLTWQLNEVSEIAAYIGQPSSMDFNGMVRGYYRREAANLAELRVLLVDKSARDHQSHGVVMRLREQLAPLAKNGIVIKVVEVPPGPPVLSTLVAEVYRDPFVDEHTHRQAAQHVAARLRQEPHVVEVDTSLVAPAPLQRFITDKTKAALSAIATQNIAQTLSIASQGQQVGVLYVSDETQPVPIQLQLPYSERNQLSQLLTLQVRGDRDLAKTSNELGITSAPRPLVSLSELGEFKPLNVADTLMRKDQRDVIYVMAELNGRTPAEVIADVNADLNARNEGFEKNAWLTRHFFNNGGTAPWQLPQGTDVNFSGEGEWRITIDVFRDMGIAFAFALSAIFIILRVQTQSASLSLIIMSAIPLTVIGIMPGFWLLNQFGERTIAGAPEPVLFTATAMIGMIALAGIVVRNSLILVEFINQARAQGMAIKEALIAAGTVRMRPVLLTAGTTLLGNLVITLDPVFSGLAIAIIFGIVASTVFSLFVVPLVYYLVFTNPEEEAHAG
- a CDS encoding DUF3224 domain-containing protein, with product MTTKQITGEFTVTLAPIEGYAHGQQGVNLGRMSIDKQFTGSLTATSQGEMLSAMTPTQGSAGYVAIEQVIGELEGKKGSFVLQHFGTMDKGQDSLILKVVPDSGTDELAGLTGSMAIRIEQGIHHYDFKYSL
- a CDS encoding LysE family translocator codes for the protein MALSLWLSLALVCMMGAMSPGPSLAVVLKHSLSGGMKNGMLAALSHGFGVGLYAAASLLGLGALMLQFPTVYQFLVYLGAAYLAYLGLKILFSKPNDSELNIQQSEVSSSKALQDGFAIAFLNPKLAIFFLALFSQFIDPENLTLNIGVIMCLTVFVIDTGWYLLVALLTEVSKKRFGFTKQNIWLDRLLGAVFIALAIKVVIGF
- a CDS encoding YgaP family membrane protein encodes the protein MKLNNALRLIAGIMIIVSLLLQTYHDPKWIYFTAFIAVNLIQSAFTSWCPMITLLRKLGFKE
- a CDS encoding rhodanese-like domain-containing protein: MLTPIPDLLKIITPNQRRIDAEQAKKELEQNKGLLIDVREPAEHATKAAIGAINIPRGLLEMKLMEIEKDAARPIYLHCASGARATLSAEALTRVGYENVTVITCKAEDVCQAF